From Woronichinia naegeliana WA131, the proteins below share one genomic window:
- a CDS encoding B12-binding domain-containing radical SAM protein, whose product MKEANQEKLLFTPVNPDSDAIPTIFAFPNEYSVGITSLGYQLIWANLSSRQDVQVSRLFTDTKESLPSNPELLGFSFSWELDYVNILNLLEKLQLPIDSQERDQNHPLIFGGGPVLTANPEPFALFFDLILLGDGENLLGDFIDAYQTVRHCDRRTQLHHLAQVPGIYVPSLYNVTYHSSEGAIADIQPIDSNIPNRIKKQTYRGNVLSASTVVTEKAAWENIYMVEVVRSCPEMCRFCLASYLTLPFRMASLEGSLIPAIERGLKVTNRLGLLGASVSQHPEFETLLDYLAQPQYEQVRLSIASVRTNTVTEKLAKTLAQRDTKSITIAIESGSEKVRQIVNKKLTNAEIKQAAINAKRGGLTGIKFYGMVGIPGEDLEDVQATVDLLKQIKKEVTGLRLTLGCSTFVPKAHTPFQWFGVNPAAEKRLQFLQKQLRPQGIDFRPESYNWSVIQTLISRGDRRLAPLLALTRHYGDTLGSYKRAFKELKGTLPPLDFYVYQDWSLDQILPWQHLEGPLPTTTLEKHLAESKQYF is encoded by the coding sequence ATGAAAGAAGCTAATCAAGAAAAATTATTATTTACGCCAGTTAATCCAGACAGTGATGCCATTCCAACTATTTTTGCCTTTCCAAATGAGTATAGTGTGGGTATTACTAGTTTGGGTTATCAACTCATTTGGGCTAATTTATCGAGCCGTCAAGATGTTCAAGTCAGCCGGTTATTTACAGATACTAAAGAAAGCCTGCCCTCTAATCCTGAATTATTAGGTTTTTCTTTTTCCTGGGAATTGGATTACGTCAATATTTTAAATCTATTAGAAAAATTACAGCTTCCTATTGATAGCCAGGAACGGGATCAAAACCATCCCTTAATATTTGGAGGTGGCCCAGTTTTAACCGCCAATCCTGAACCCTTTGCCCTCTTTTTTGATCTCATTCTATTAGGAGATGGCGAGAATTTATTAGGAGATTTTATAGATGCTTATCAAACGGTACGTCACTGCGATCGCCGCACTCAACTTCATCATCTCGCTCAAGTGCCAGGCATTTATGTTCCTAGTCTCTATAACGTTACCTATCATAGTTCAGAAGGCGCGATCGCTGATATTCAACCGATTGATAGTAACATTCCTAACAGGATTAAAAAACAAACCTATCGGGGCAATGTTTTATCAGCCTCCACTGTTGTCACTGAAAAAGCCGCCTGGGAAAATATTTATATGGTGGAAGTGGTGAGAAGTTGTCCAGAAATGTGTCGTTTTTGTTTAGCAAGTTATCTTACTTTACCTTTCCGCATGGCTAGTTTAGAAGGCTCTTTAATTCCAGCCATTGAACGCGGTTTAAAAGTCACTAATCGTTTGGGATTATTAGGAGCCTCTGTTAGCCAACATCCTGAATTTGAAACCCTATTGGATTATTTAGCACAACCCCAGTATGAACAGGTGCGTTTAAGTATTGCCTCTGTGCGAACTAATACTGTGACCGAGAAATTGGCAAAAACCCTTGCTCAACGGGATACCAAATCGATTACCATTGCTATTGAAAGTGGCTCTGAAAAAGTTCGACAAATTGTTAATAAAAAGTTAACTAATGCTGAAATTAAACAGGCTGCTATTAATGCCAAACGGGGTGGTCTGACAGGAATTAAATTTTATGGCATGGTGGGTATTCCAGGAGAAGATCTAGAGGATGTACAGGCTACAGTAGATTTATTAAAGCAGATTAAAAAAGAAGTTACAGGCCTACGGCTGACTTTGGGGTGTAGCACTTTTGTTCCTAAAGCCCATACGCCTTTTCAATGGTTTGGAGTCAATCCAGCCGCCGAAAAGCGTTTACAATTTTTACAAAAACAATTGCGTCCCCAGGGCATTGATTTTCGTCCTGAAAGTTATAATTGGTCAGTGATTCAAACACTCATTTCTAGGGGCGATCGCCGTTTAGCTCCTCTGTTAGCCCTCACCCGTCACTATGGCGATACTTTGGGCAGTTATAAACGAGCTTTTAAGGAATTAAAGGGAACTCTGCCGCCCCTTGATTTCTATGTTTATCAAGACTGGAGCCTGGATCAAATATTACCTTGGCAACATCTTGAAGGCCCGTTACCGACTACCACCTTAGAAAAACATTTAGCAGAGTCAAAACAATATTTTTAA
- a CDS encoding alpha/beta hydrolase — MPFIRQTFSSQGIIISTLEWSQGKTPLLCLHGLGDQSLVWSSLGDFLAPSYHILAPDLRGHGESSKPPTGYYFENYLDDLKYLMAQREWNSAHIVAHSWAAKLACIWATQEPERFRSLTLVDPFFIGQIPPIFKLTFPLLYKVLSFLKLSQSFSSYTAIESKARQLPEYQGWSPLQQQVFQASIEEKADGTWSSKFVQQARDEVFEEVMTVAGLTQPLTIPILLIQPSRGVNRTAWQLKPYQQYLKNLEIQKMPGNHWSFMVNTDDFNVRVAHFLERF, encoded by the coding sequence GTGCCATTTATTCGCCAAACCTTTTCGAGTCAAGGAATCATTATTTCTACCCTAGAATGGTCTCAGGGGAAGACTCCTTTGCTTTGTTTACATGGTTTAGGCGATCAAAGTTTAGTCTGGTCAAGCTTAGGTGATTTTTTGGCTCCTTCCTATCACATTCTGGCTCCTGATTTGCGCGGTCATGGGGAAAGTAGTAAACCACCAACAGGTTATTATTTCGAGAATTATTTGGATGATCTGAAGTATTTGATGGCCCAAAGGGAGTGGAATTCTGCTCATATTGTTGCTCATTCCTGGGCTGCTAAATTAGCTTGTATTTGGGCAACTCAAGAGCCAGAAAGATTTCGGAGTTTAACCTTAGTCGATCCCTTTTTCATTGGGCAAATTCCCCCTATTTTTAAATTAACTTTTCCGTTGCTGTACAAAGTTCTTTCGTTTTTAAAACTGAGTCAGTCCTTTTCTTCCTATACGGCGATTGAAAGCAAAGCCCGACAACTCCCTGAATATCAAGGCTGGAGTCCTCTACAGCAACAAGTTTTTCAAGCTAGTATTGAGGAAAAAGCAGATGGCACTTGGAGCAGCAAATTTGTTCAGCAAGCTAGGGATGAAGTGTTTGAGGAAGTGATGACAGTGGCTGGTTTAACTCAACCTTTGACCATACCGATTTTATTAATCCAACCAAGCCGAGGGGTGAACCGTACCGCCTGGCAATTAAAACCCTATCAACAATATTTAAAAAATTTAGAGATACAGAAGATGCCGGGAAATCACTGGTCATTTATGGTCAATACCGATGATTTTAATGTAAGGGTTGCTCATTTTCTAGAAAGATTCTAA